The sequence CAGAGGCAACAGACGCGCGCCATGATGTAGCCGAGACGATTTTAGGGCATACCGTGGGCGGTAGTGTTGAACGGGCTTATAGGCGTACTGATTTTATAGACCAACGCAGGGCGTTAATGGAACGATGGGCGCAGCATGTAACAGGCCGCAATAATAGTATAATTCCATTTGAAAAACCTAAAAAACACGGCTGATAATTTAGATGAATGGCATGATTGTAAACTTATCCACGTTTTATCCACAGGATGCATGCAATATTTTTTGCCCTAACCTTGAGCATATTAAATGCGTTTTAAGCGACTTTAATGCATTGAATGCAATTTAAGAGGCTTTTTGGGGACACCACTTTTATTAGGGTATGAATTTGTTGGATTATTTGCAAGTGTTCCCCTTTTGTATTCATTCAATGGGATTTATAATCACCTCGTATCAACGCGGCATATGGGGCTAGAGTTAACTTAAAACCCTCATGTTTCATATGCCCAAACTTATGAGGTGAAAAGCATGACCAATATTGATCCACTTTTAAACGCAAAAGAAAGTGCAAAAATTCTGCAAATCAGCGCGCCAACATTTTGGAGGCGTGTTGCCGATGGTACTATTCCGCAAGCTTTAAAAATCGGCAACCTATCACGCTGGCCGCAATCAGAAATTATCAATGTTATTGAAAAAGCCAAAGCGCAAAGAATAGGCAACCTAAAAGGGGAAACGGAGGCAAGGCGTAATTTTATGTAAAGAAAGCACCCGCTAGAATGGGGCGGGTTTGCTCTCTCGTTTTCGCAAAGCCACGTTAGCAGACCATGCCCCATATTTCAAGATATGGAGTAAGAAATGTTGAACTATGAAGAAAAGGCAAGGATGATAACCCTTAGCCTTAAAGGTCAATGGCATGGTAGCTATGGGGTTGCATGTTGCCCAGCGCATAAAGATAGCAGCCCTAGCCTTGCCTTATCCAACGGCAATGATGGCCGCTTATTGTTGCATTGCCATGCAGGGTGCAGCTTTACCGATATTATGGATGCTTTACGGCAAAAGGGAATTATCGAGCCAAAAACTGATAATTACAGCAACGCCCGCAACCTGAGAAAACCTGAGATTGAAAACCTGACAAAACCTGACAAAACCTGACATTGGGAGCAGCTTTAACCAGCTTGAAGAACTTCATAAAACTTCACTTTTAAATGATGCAACCAACGCCCGCAAAGCAGAGGCAGCCCGCAAATTATGGGGGCAATCATTACCGATTAAAGGCACAATAACCGAACGTTATTTGCGGGGGCGTTTTATCAATTGCGCCTTGCCTCACTCTTTACGGTTTAATAATAATTGCCGTCACCCTAGCGGCCAATATTACCCAGCTATGATCGCATTGGTTGATGGTGGAAGCGGCTTTGCAGTACATAGAACCTATTTAACCAATACCGGTGATAAAGCTACTATCGCCCCAGCTAAGGCGATGCTAGGGCGTGTTGCAGGGGGTGCAGTACATTTAACCAATATTGCAAGCAATCGGTTAATCATATGCGAGGGGATAGAAACAGGGCTATCGCTCAATTGCGGTATGCTATCAAAGCCAGCGAATATTTGGGTAGCATTATCAACAAGCGGTATGAAAGCAATCAACTTACCAGATCAGCTAGGCGAATTAATCATTGCCTTTGATGGTGATAAGGCGGGGCTAAAAGCTGGCAAAGCGCTTATTGATAAAGCACGGGGGTTAGGCTGGACGATTAAAACAATGATGCCACCGCAAGGGCAAGATTTTAACGATGTTTTGCGAGCGCTGGCAGCAGCCAATAAAGGCGGTGAAGCATGAATTTTATCATTGATGAAAAACCGCTTATTGAAATGCAAGAATATGCATGGGGCAGCATAAAGCCTATCGCTTCAAGTTTGCCAAGTGTAGAACCATTTGACGCGGCTATGTTGCCGCCCGCGCTTTATAATTATGTTTTCGATGTTTCAGACAGGCAGCAATCACCGATTGACTTTGTTGCAGTCTCTTGCCTTTGTGGTTTAGCGGCAATCATTGGCAACAGCGTTAGGATAGCCCCAAAGCAGCATGATGATTGGCAGATAGTCCCGAACCTATGGGGCGCAATTATTGGCCGCCCGTCTGCTATGAAATCACCCGCTATGCAATCAGCATTAGCCCCAGTCTATGCACTTCAAACAGCCATACGCGAGGAATGGGAGCAAAGCCAAAAGCAAGCCGCTATTGATGATATTCTTGATGCGCTGGACGATAAGGACAGGAAAAAACGCGCAGCCAAAGCCTTTAAGGACGGGGGCAAGGAGGCCGCCCGCGCTTTACTGGTAGATGGTACCAAAAACAATGACGATGAAGCCCCATGCCCGCGCCTTGTCGTTAATGATGCAACAGTTGAAAAGCTAGGGGAATTATTAAACGAGAACCCCAGAGGCATTTTATTAATTCGCGATGAATTAGCTGGCTTTTTAGCTAAGATGGAAAGCGAGGACGCGCAGACAGATAGAGCCTTTTATTTAGAGGCTTTTAATGGCGATGGTCATTTCACCTATGATCGTATTGGACGCGGTACCGTTCATATTGAAAACGCCACTATATCCATGATTGGGGGCATACAGCCCGCAAGAATTGCCCCGCTTGTTCATAATGCAATCACGGGCAAAGGCGATGATGGTCTAATTCAAAGGCTGCAAATGGCGGTTTGGCCTGATGATGTTGCTAATTGGCAATGGGTAGATCGCCACCCAAATAGAGAGGCAAGGCAAGCATATGACGCGGTTTTCCGTACATTTTTTGATAAGCCAATAGGCAGCCCAGATAATCCAATGGTTTTGCGGTTTTCACCCCCAGCGCAAGAGATGTTTCGCGAATGGGTAGAAGCAACCCACAGACAAGCAAGGGGCGGCAATATAGCGGGGGTTATGGAGTCGCACATGCTGAAAATGCAAAAGACTGTTGCAAGCCTTGCCTTAATCTTTGAACTTGCAAGCGGCGGGTGTTTTGACGTTGGAGAGGCTGCAACCTTAACCGCGCTTGCATGGGCAGATTATTTGCTTAGCCATGCCAACCGCTTATATGCAGCAGGGCAAAGAGTGGTAGAGGATAGCGCCAAGCTAATCATTGAAAGGCGCAAGGAATTGCCCCCCGTCTTTACGCTGCGCGATATTCATCAAAGGAAATGGGCAGGACTTGCAGATCGTGAAACAGTGGCAACAGCAATAGAGATGCTCACCGATACGAACCATTGCCGCGAAATACCAAAAGGCACAACAGCAACAGGCGGGCGGCCAACTGTTCAATATGAATGGAACCCAGCTTTAAACGATGGGGGCAATAATGGGTAAATGGCTTGCAGCATTAAAAAAATATAAAAACGGAGGTATTGGGAACACTCAAAACCCTCAAAACTATCAAAATGGGGGTTTTGAGGGTTTTGAGTGTTCCGATTATAGGCAAAAACAGAAATTTTTTTTAAATAATACGCCTCATAATGATGGTGATTTTTCACGCGCTGGTATGTTGACAAATGTTGATATTGCCGAGAGTAAAACCAGCCCCCAAACTATAAACCCAGATCATAAGCATGATATGCAGATGTTAACAAATGTTAACCTTTTAACTGGTACACCCAGCACAAAAACAGGTCATGCCACCACTAAGCCGCGCATGTTGAAGAATGTTGAAAGCTATAACAGCAAAGCAAGGCTAGACGATGCAGAGCTTTACGCAAGAGCGCTTAAACTTTATGGGGCTATGTCATATGGCATGGCGATGCAAGTTTTGGAATGGGGCGCAACCAGAGCCGCCAACGCTCAAGATCAATTGCGTGAAGCTGGGCGAATACAATTTAATCATTTAGGGCGGGCGGTATTGGTTAAGGATTGTTAAGGTTAAACGCAACCCTTAATCGCCCTGCCATGTTAGCAATTGTTAAGGTTGCAACCTTTGCGGACACTATAAAGTGAGCGCATTTGCTTTTAAAGCAAATGATTAAGACGAACGATAATAAAAAAGGGGGCGCGGTCAAAAGTTTAAAAGCCAAGGGGCGGTTAGACCGGCATGGGGCTCATGCGCAGATTTTTTAAAGTGCTTTGATTTTTTTTGATTTAATTCTTGAAAAATTAGCCGCCTTTTCAAGTTTTGCCACTTCACTAAATTACACTATTTTTATGTTGCTTTTCACACAAAGGCGGCAATAAGTGTGCCTTACTATGAAACAACATGACTTGATTTTTTTGCTTAAATATTGCCAATGTAGTTTAACAATATCCAAAATGTTTTACACATGAAGGGCAAGGGGCAATTAGCCTTAAGCCTTGAAGATTTAAGGGAAAGTGGCGCAACAAAATGGAAACAAAACTAATCAAAGAATTAAATAGCGTGTTAAAAAGCTTTCCGCAATTTTGGGATGGTGAAACGCTATTGCGTGCACATGTGGTTGACGCGATAAATAATAAAGAGCCAAAGCTTATCAAAGCCTTGATTGAAAACCCAAAAATTAAACAAATTTATGGCACTGATATTGACGGTATACTCGTTTTTGACTTTGAAAAATTCACCAGTCTTTTGCGCTTTAAAGAATATTGGGCGGATAGTTTTACCAAATATCGCAATAAAATTGGCCTCACCAGCAATGGCAAATATCTTGATTATAATAGCGATGTTGTTTTGGATTTTCCCTTTAAGGATTGCGTGCTGGAAGGCGGCATGACACGGGAAGAGCAAGGCAAAAATGAAGTCTATTATAATGAAATTATCGCCCGTGATGAAATTGATAGGCTTTTTTCACCTAAACTCTTTACCAATAGCAAACGCTATAGCAAAGACGGGGTGGAGGATAATATAACCGCGTTTCATGATGATGATAATCTCATCATCAAGGGCAATAACCTCATCGCCCTTCATAGTTTAAAACAACGCTTTGCTGGAAAAATAAATTTAATTTATATAGATCCACCGTTCAATACGGAGCATGATTCATTTAAATATAATGACCGCTTTAACCGTTCCACATGGCTAACTTTCATGAAAAATCGCCTTGAAGTAGCCAAAGAATTATTATCGGTTACTGGTACAATTTACGTTCATATTGATCACAATGAGGGGCATTATTTAAAAGTATTGATGGATGATATATTGGGGAAAAATCTTTTCCGCAATGAAATTATTTGGCGATATAGTGGTTGGAATAAAAAATTACGTTATGGTTTTGAAAAACGACACGATTCTATATTTGTGTATGGTAAAAGTGATCAGCAGTATTTTAATAGTTATTTTGAAAAGTGGGAATCTAAAGAAGAATATATAAAAAAGAGAAAACAAAAATTATTAATTGACGAAAACGAAAAAGAATATGTACTTTCTGATGCTGGCGGAGGAAACCGCGTAAAAGTTTTTATCGAAGACGTTTTGGATAAAGGCGTTGTAGTAGATGACGTGTGGGTTATTGATAAGTTGAATAATTCAGCCAATGAGAGCGTTAATTTTTCGTCTCAAAAAAGAGAAGCTTTGTTGGAACGTATTATTTCTTCATCATGTCCGCCAGATGGTTTCGTCCTAGACTTTCATCTTGGCAGTGGCACAACGGCGGCGGTGGCGCATAAAATGGGACGGCGCTATATCGGCATTGAGCAAATGGATTATATCAATGACATCACCGTTCCACGCTTGCAAAAAGTCATTGATGGAGAACCCAACGGCATTTCCAAAGACGTTGCTTGGCAAGGCGGCGGTAGTTTTGTCTATACAGAATTAAAGCAGCTTAATGCGGCTTTTATTGATGTTATTGATGCCGCAAGCGGCTATGATGAATTAGCCAAGATTTTTGACACCATGAAGCAGCAAGCGCATTTAAACTATCAAGTGGAATTGGATGAAATTTTAACCAAAGAATATGAGCTTGATGGCATTGACCATAGGTTAAGTTTTAAAGATTTAAAAATAGACCAGCAAAAGCAGCTATTGAAAGAATTATTGGATAAAAACCAACTTTATATCAATGCGTCTGAAATGGATGATGCAAGTTTGGATATATCTTTAAACGATAACGCTTTCACCAAAAGCTTTTATGGTGAGGCGTGATTATGGCAAAGGCAGTAAAAACCATTGATAAAAGCTTGCTTTTTAATAAATTGCAAGAGCTTGATAAGTTAGGCTTGTTTGGGGAAAATTACCAAAACCCAGCCTATATTCAAGATAATTTAAAGGATGATTTGCGCCCCTATCAAGCGCAAGCTTTGCGCTATTTGCATTATACGCAAAAAAGCGCTGAAGCCCTTATACACTATAAGCATTTATTGTTTAACATGGCGACGGGCTCCGGCAAAACCATGGTGATGGCGGGGGCAATGTTGTATTTGTTCAAGCAATATGGCTATCAAAATTTTATCTTTTTTGTTCATACTGATGCAATTATTCAAAAAACCAAAGAAAATTTGCTCAATATTCAATCATCAAAATATTTGTTTAAAAATCCAATTGAAATTGATGGCGAGCAAATCACTATTGAGCCAGTGGAAACATTTCCAGCTTTGCCCAATAAAAACACTCTTTATCTTAAACTTTCCACCATTCATAAAATTCATGAAGAGTTAAAAAACACCCGCGAAAATAGCGTTACCTATGATGAGTTAAAGGAAATTCCGCTTATTTTGCTTGGTGATGAAGCACATCATTTTAACGCGCAAACCAAGGCGAAAAACAAATCATCAAAAGAAAATGAAGAAATAACATGGGAAAAAACCATTGAGCGCATTTTAGGTTTACGCCCTGATAATCGGCTTTTTGAGTTTACCGCCACCATTAATCTTAATGATAAGGATATTTACAATAAATATAAAGATAAGATCATTTATCAATATGATTTAAAGCAATTCATGTTGGATGGTTATTCTAAAAAAGTTATGCTTTTAGAGGCTAATGCCAATGATAGCGACAAAATGCTGGATGCGGTTTTATTAAGCCAATATCGCAAATCTATTGCACAAAAAAACAATATTGCCAATTTTAAGCCAATTGTTTTATTCAAATCCAACCAAATTGCCACCTCTAAAGCCAAGCAAGCAGAGTTTAGCCAATTGATAGCCGATTTATCACCGGCAATGGTAAGGCAGCATTTAACGCTCAAGCAAACGCATTTGAACCTATCAACCAGCATATGGCATAGGGTTATCAATCATTATTTGAGCATTGATTTAATTATGGCAGTTGAGGCCATTCAAAATGATTTTAGCGAGATGAATTTATTAAACGCTAATACCAATGAATTATTGGCCGATTATCCTATATTGCTCAACACGCTTGAAAATAATGATAATCCAATTCGCGCTATTTTTGCCGTTGCCAAACTTAATGAAGGTTGGGATGTTTTAAACCTTTTTGATATTGTGCGTATTAGCGAAAAAGCCTCCGCCACAAAAGCCGCTACTGACAGTGAAGCGCAATTGATTGGCCGCGGCGCCCGCTATTACCCATTCATCCATGAGGCGCAAAAGAGCTATACAAGGCGCTTTGATAAAGAAACAAGTGAGCTTTCTATTTTAGAGCAGCTTCACTATCATACTATAAATGATACCGCTTATATTAGCGCCCTTCATGCCTCGCTTGAGCAAGCCGATATTATTGCCAGCCGTGATGGGCAAGGAACGGTTGAACACGCTAAGTTGAAAGAAGACTTTAAAAAGTCTGATATTTATAAAACCGGCAAGCTCTATTTTAATGATGTTGAGGAAATAAAAGACAGCGCTAGGACATGGGAAAGCTATTCGCTGGATAAAACCTTTAATGTCAAATATCAAACAGGTAGTGAGACATCACTCGATAAATTAGATGAGGGTGAAACGTCATTAACAGCCATAAAACCCTTGCAGCTTGATGCACGCTATTTTTATAAAGCGCTTCAGCAAATAGGCTTTTATAATTTTAATAATTTAAAAAAATATTTTCCTGAATTATCCAGCATTAAGGAATTTATTGAAAGTGATAATTATTTAAGCAAAATTACCATTAGCCTTGAAGTACCAGTAACATTGGACGTGAGCGCCATTGCGGCAAAAGAAAAGCTGGATATTTTAAAAGAAGTGCTAAACAGGATTAAGGATAATATCACCCGTAATTACATTAAATATAAAGGTACCTATAATTTTATCAGCACACCGATTAAGGATGTTGTCAAGGATTATAGCCAGTATATTGAGGCCTATAATGGAGCGACGGCCAATCAAAAGATTGAGGCTAGGGATACCACGGGCAAAACATGGTATGTTTACGACAAGGCTATTTTAAACCAGCTAGAGCATGACCTAGTTAAGCTACTTGGACAGTTTATGGATAAGCTAAAGGCAAAATACACGAAAATTTATCTTATCCGTAATGATGAACAGGCAACGCGATTTAAATTAACCGAATTTGATGGCGTGCGGGGCTTTATGCCCGATTTTATCATGATTATTACCGACAAAAGCGAAAACGCCTATTATCAAGTATTGATTGAGCCAAAGGGCGATGATCGTTTGCTAGATGATGCATGGAAAGAAAAAATGCTTGAAAAGCTCAATGATGAAACACTCATTGACATGGGCGAAATTGACGATGTGCATTTAGTCGGCATTAAATTTTATACAAAGAAAAAAATTAATGAGTTTACTGAAGACTTTCAAAACAAGCTTTATGACGGTAACGACTTAGTTGATAAAACCCTTATTTGATTTTTTCAAAAAAACGCATATTTATGACAAATTATGAAAGGGGTGAGCAATCACCTCTTTTTTATTAGGTAATATAGTTGGCTAGTTATGATTCGCATGAAATATGCACTTCTTAAAAAATAACCAGAATCAAGATTCTTTATTTGTAAAAACAACGGCAATTGATTTGCTTATTCTCAATAAAGATCATTCAAGTGCAAAATATTTGGGGGGGTGGCTGGGGGACTAAAGCAGAATTAAAAATGCTATCTTATTGATTTTATTGGTAAAACAAAAAAATAATGGTGCCCAGACGCGGATTCGAACCACGGACACGCGGATTTTCAATCCGCTGCTCTACCAACTGAGCTATCTGGGCATCTGCTTCAACATGGTGAAGTGGTTTGCGTTATAGCATTAAATTTCATTCTGTCTATAGGCAATTGCAATTTTTTTAAAGTTTTTCCAATAAATAATTGAATTTTATTTTTAAAAAAAATACCATTATAGAATTAATATAAAAAAACCAACATGTTACTATTTAAATGGGCTTTTTGAAGTAGCTGAAAGTGATATAAATGAAAAATTATAAATCATAGTTCGCAGCAGGTACATTAAGCAAATAATTGACCTTACCATTTTTAATGTAATATTCTGCTTTACCATCCACTGATGCTGGAACGATTCTTTCAAGGACTGTTGACCCAAAGCGTGCATTTCCTGCATTGGTGAGATTGGCCGGGTTGAAAACTTCTTGCCACGTAATTTGGATGAAATTACTATTATCTTTATTGGTTTTTAAAATACAGTCGATCTTGACAACGCCGCAGTCGCTTGCGAGTGCACCATAAGAAGACGAGTTGATGATAAGCTCATGAAAGGCAAGCCCTATATGCAATGCAGCGCTTGGAAAAAGGTAGGGATTTTCACCATGAATCATAAAGCGTCCGCTAGAATGCTCGGTATAACCCGTAGCTTGCGAGCTAATAAGATCCTTTAACAAGGCACCACGCCAGTTTGAATCCGTAACTAAGTCTTGGGAATGAGAAAGGGATTGGATACGCCCTTGATATTTTTTTAAAAAATCAGCAACAGAATCACTAAACCTAGCCGTTTGCGATGCAATGCTTTGCATGATTGCTAATAAGTTCTTGGAACGGTGACTGACTTCACGCAATAGTATTTTTAAAACTTGTTCACGTTGCCTTAGTTCTGAAACATTAACGCCAGTGGTTATTAAGCCAATAATTTCATCCTTATCGTTGCGGTGGCAATCGATTGAGAATTTAAGCCATGAAGGTTTAGCACCGTCGCCAATTTTTACCTCTACGGTATCGCCAGTACCGTTTTCGAGAACGGATTTTTTAGCCTTAACCATGAGGGAACTTGTTTCAGCATCAAATAAATCTCCGTCAAGGCAATGGGGTTTCCATAATGTTTCTAACTGCGGAGGTAAATTTTTTGCCCATTGAAAGATTAAGTCAGGAGTTTGGTAAAAAACACAAATATCTGCATTGTGGATCGCTTGAATAAGGCCATCAATTTGTTCTTGATCAGTATTTGTTGTTTTTAGAACCTCTATGGCCATGCTGCTCGCCTATATTTTGTACAAACCTACATCTTCATGCATGTTCGATAAGCTTCATATTATGCTAAATTAAAGTATTGATAATATCATCTAACGAAATTAGCCTTCTGTTGAAGCTTATTTTTAATAATCAATATTAACCTATACCCTTTTTGGTTTATTTAAAAGGGTATAGCTATTCTTTTATATTTATACTGCTTGGTTAAAACCCAAAATAAAGTAAGATAATCTTGATTTTATCAGAAGGGTTTTTAAAAAATTAAGCAATCTTTACCCATTATGGGCGTTTTCTTGAAAAAACAAAGCTTGGCTTATAAGTGCCTTAACCATATCAGGATTAAATGGCTTGGTTACAAGAAATGTTGGCTCAGGGCGCAAGCCTGTCAATAGTCGCTCTGGAAAAGCGGTTATAAAAATGACTGGCAGAGCGTTATCGGCGAGTATATCGTTTACTGCGTCTATTCCTGAGCTTCCGTCAGCAAGCTGAATGTCAGCAAGAACCATACCGGGCTTTGATTCGTTAAATAGCTTGACTGCCTCGTCACGTGTGCGGGCAATACCGACAACATCATGCCCCAAGCCTTCAACCAATTGCTCAATATCCATGGCGATGAGGGGTTCGTCCTCAATTATGAGGATTGTTGTTGCTACCTGCTCAGAAATGTCTTTTGATGCTTCACCCAGAAGATCAAGAAATTTGCCTTCGCTAACGCCTAAAACTTCACTGGCTTCCTTTTCATTAAACCCTTCAACCGCAACCAGCAAAAATGCTTGCCGTGCGCGCGGTGTAAGGTAAGATAATTTGGCATCGGGATGGGCAAATTTATCAATTTGTGGCATTGGCTCAGGAATATTTGAAGATGTTTGGTCAAAAAGCCCACAAAACAAATGATAGACACTAATACGATCATTAGTTGATTTTGGAAAAATCGATATATCTGCTATCAATGCACCAAGCATTGAAGCAACATAAGCATCCCCTGACTGCTGGGAACCTGTAACTGCGCGTGCAAAGCGTCTTAAATAGGGAAGATGCGGTGCAATCCGTGTGGAAAGGGACATGCCATTTAGCTCCTTTTGGCCCTAAAAAATACAACTTTAGGGTATAATGCCTGACGAGGAAAAAAGTTTCATACAATTCGGAACTTTTTTTATTTTTACATGTTCAACTATAGATGATAAAAAACATATATCACTTATCATCTATAGGTGGTAAAGAACATATACCACTTATCATCTTTTGATGATAAAGAACATACATCACTTATATTTGTGGTTAAAGTTAAAAGGTTAGAAAAAATGCAAAATAAAGAAGACAAAGGTGAAAATCGGGGTCAGCCTGTGTCTGATGAGTTATTTGGTTCTAACAGCCAAATCGCAAATCAGTTGCGTGCCTTTTATACTTCGATTCAAGAAGAAGAGATTCCAGATCGATTTTTGGATCTTCTCGAACAACTTGACGAAATAGAAATGAGTGGGCAAGCGAAAGGCTTTAAGGGGGAATAAAGTGACTGGTGAAGCAAACGATTTTCGACGAAATATGTTGGCAACTTTGCCGCAATTGCGCGCATTTGCTGTATCATTAACCGGCGCTTATGACCGGGCTGATGATCTTGTGCAAGATACCATCATGAAAGCATGGGGCAAGCAAGATAGTTTTGAGGCGGGTACAAATATAA comes from Bartonella sp. HY038 and encodes:
- a CDS encoding AlpA family transcriptional regulator, with the protein product MTNIDPLLNAKESAKILQISAPTFWRRVADGTIPQALKIGNLSRWPQSEIINVIEKAKAQRIGNLKGETEARRNFM
- a CDS encoding YfjI family protein, which codes for MNFIIDEKPLIEMQEYAWGSIKPIASSLPSVEPFDAAMLPPALYNYVFDVSDRQQSPIDFVAVSCLCGLAAIIGNSVRIAPKQHDDWQIVPNLWGAIIGRPSAMKSPAMQSALAPVYALQTAIREEWEQSQKQAAIDDILDALDDKDRKKRAAKAFKDGGKEAARALLVDGTKNNDDEAPCPRLVVNDATVEKLGELLNENPRGILLIRDELAGFLAKMESEDAQTDRAFYLEAFNGDGHFTYDRIGRGTVHIENATISMIGGIQPARIAPLVHNAITGKGDDGLIQRLQMAVWPDDVANWQWVDRHPNREARQAYDAVFRTFFDKPIGSPDNPMVLRFSPPAQEMFREWVEATHRQARGGNIAGVMESHMLKMQKTVASLALIFELASGGCFDVGEAATLTALAWADYLLSHANRLYAAGQRVVEDSAKLIIERRKELPPVFTLRDIHQRKWAGLADRETVATAIEMLTDTNHCREIPKGTTATGGRPTVQYEWNPALNDGGNNG
- a CDS encoding site-specific DNA-methyltransferase — protein: METKLIKELNSVLKSFPQFWDGETLLRAHVVDAINNKEPKLIKALIENPKIKQIYGTDIDGILVFDFEKFTSLLRFKEYWADSFTKYRNKIGLTSNGKYLDYNSDVVLDFPFKDCVLEGGMTREEQGKNEVYYNEIIARDEIDRLFSPKLFTNSKRYSKDGVEDNITAFHDDDNLIIKGNNLIALHSLKQRFAGKINLIYIDPPFNTEHDSFKYNDRFNRSTWLTFMKNRLEVAKELLSVTGTIYVHIDHNEGHYLKVLMDDILGKNLFRNEIIWRYSGWNKKLRYGFEKRHDSIFVYGKSDQQYFNSYFEKWESKEEYIKKRKQKLLIDENEKEYVLSDAGGGNRVKVFIEDVLDKGVVVDDVWVIDKLNNSANESVNFSSQKREALLERIISSSCPPDGFVLDFHLGSGTTAAVAHKMGRRYIGIEQMDYINDITVPRLQKVIDGEPNGISKDVAWQGGGSFVYTELKQLNAAFIDVIDAASGYDELAKIFDTMKQQAHLNYQVELDEILTKEYELDGIDHRLSFKDLKIDQQKQLLKELLDKNQLYINASEMDDASLDISLNDNAFTKSFYGEA
- a CDS encoding DEAD/DEAH box helicase family protein, whose amino-acid sequence is MAKAVKTIDKSLLFNKLQELDKLGLFGENYQNPAYIQDNLKDDLRPYQAQALRYLHYTQKSAEALIHYKHLLFNMATGSGKTMVMAGAMLYLFKQYGYQNFIFFVHTDAIIQKTKENLLNIQSSKYLFKNPIEIDGEQITIEPVETFPALPNKNTLYLKLSTIHKIHEELKNTRENSVTYDELKEIPLILLGDEAHHFNAQTKAKNKSSKENEEITWEKTIERILGLRPDNRLFEFTATINLNDKDIYNKYKDKIIYQYDLKQFMLDGYSKKVMLLEANANDSDKMLDAVLLSQYRKSIAQKNNIANFKPIVLFKSNQIATSKAKQAEFSQLIADLSPAMVRQHLTLKQTHLNLSTSIWHRVINHYLSIDLIMAVEAIQNDFSEMNLLNANTNELLADYPILLNTLENNDNPIRAIFAVAKLNEGWDVLNLFDIVRISEKASATKAATDSEAQLIGRGARYYPFIHEAQKSYTRRFDKETSELSILEQLHYHTINDTAYISALHASLEQADIIASRDGQGTVEHAKLKEDFKKSDIYKTGKLYFNDVEEIKDSARTWESYSLDKTFNVKYQTGSETSLDKLDEGETSLTAIKPLQLDARYFYKALQQIGFYNFNNLKKYFPELSSIKEFIESDNYLSKITISLEVPVTLDVSAIAAKEKLDILKEVLNRIKDNITRNYIKYKGTYNFISTPIKDVVKDYSQYIEAYNGATANQKIEARDTTGKTWYVYDKAILNQLEHDLVKLLGQFMDKLKAKYTKIYLIRNDEQATRFKLTEFDGVRGFMPDFIMIITDKSENAYYQVLIEPKGDDRLLDDAWKEKMLEKLNDETLIDMGEIDDVHLVGIKFYTKKKINEFTEDFQNKLYDGNDLVDKTLI
- a CDS encoding sensor histidine kinase, translated to MAIEVLKTTNTDQEQIDGLIQAIHNADICVFYQTPDLIFQWAKNLPPQLETLWKPHCLDGDLFDAETSSLMVKAKKSVLENGTGDTVEVKIGDGAKPSWLKFSIDCHRNDKDEIIGLITTGVNVSELRQREQVLKILLREVSHRSKNLLAIMQSIASQTARFSDSVADFLKKYQGRIQSLSHSQDLVTDSNWRGALLKDLISSQATGYTEHSSGRFMIHGENPYLFPSAALHIGLAFHELIINSSSYGALASDCGVVKIDCILKTNKDNSNFIQITWQEVFNPANLTNAGNARFGSTVLERIVPASVDGKAEYYIKNGKVNYLLNVPAANYDL
- a CDS encoding response regulator, producing the protein MSLSTRIAPHLPYLRRFARAVTGSQQSGDAYVASMLGALIADISIFPKSTNDRISVYHLFCGLFDQTSSNIPEPMPQIDKFAHPDAKLSYLTPRARQAFLLVAVEGFNEKEASEVLGVSEGKFLDLLGEASKDISEQVATTILIIEDEPLIAMDIEQLVEGLGHDVVGIARTRDEAVKLFNESKPGMVLADIQLADGSSGIDAVNDILADNALPVIFITAFPERLLTGLRPEPTFLVTKPFNPDMVKALISQALFFQENAHNG
- a CDS encoding NepR family anti-sigma factor, with translation MQNKEDKGENRGQPVSDELFGSNSQIANQLRAFYTSIQEEEIPDRFLDLLEQLDEIEMSGQAKGFKGE